In Salmo salar chromosome ssa03, Ssal_v3.1, whole genome shotgun sequence, a single genomic region encodes these proteins:
- the thoc1 gene encoding THO complex subunit 1, giving the protein MRPISTGSKNFRRGHVYCEEIAMSPPILFNFNDAKDTFTAATRSALDNKTSKPLINAFNQITGNETEKKTTLDQALRQVLEEQIVEKKALVDDFLSLIYLSIDGVTEGICSATTPFLLLGDILDCLPLDQCDKIFSFVEENVSTWKSNSFYTAGKNYLLRMCNDLLRRLSKSQNTVFCGRIQLFLARLFPLSEKSGLNLQSQFNLDNITVFNKNEQESTLGQRPTEEKEDGMEVEEGEMGDEEPGAPAPCSIPIDYNLYRKFWTLQDYFRNPVQCYEKFSWITFLKYSDETLAVFKSFKLDDMQASKRKLEELRTAGGDHVYFAKFLTSEKLMDLQLSDSNFRRHILLQYLVLFQYLKGQVKFKSSSCILNDDQCLWMEETTKLVYQLLKEIPPDGDKFATMVEHVLNTEENWNSWKNEGCPSFVKDRPVDDKPKRPTRKRQAPEDFLGKGPDRKVFMGNDELTRLWNLNHDNMAACQSESREFMPSLEDFFEEAIEQADPANMVENEYKVVHNSNYGWRALRLLSRRSPHFFQPTNQQFKSLADYLESMVIKLAKELPKDLPSEEIKTGEEDDEDNSDTLLKESNDSPSMQTKLVSNQQMDEIAAKLGAQWKTLAGQLEIKAAEIREIETDSEDVDMQAKLLLVAWQDREGTQATVESLVTALNAAGFPKIADILNET; this is encoded by the exons ATGCGCCCCATTTCAACCGGATCTAAAAACTTCCGTCGGGGTCACGTTTATTGTGAGGAAATAGCTATGTCTCCTCCGATCTTATTCAACTTCAACGATGCAAAAGATACATTTACT GCCGCAACCAGAAGTGCGTTGGATAACAAAACCAGCAAACCTTTGATAAACGCATTCAACCAGATCACTGGAAA TGAGACAGAGAAGAAGACCACCCTTGACCAAGCTCTAAGGCAGGTCCTGGAGGAGCAGATT GTGGAAAAGAAAGCACTCGTCGACGACTTCTTGTCTCTCATCTATCTCAGCATTGATGGAGTCACTGAAG GTATCTGCTCCGCCACTACTCCTTTCCTACTTTTGGGAGATATTCTGGACTGTCTACCTCTTGACCAGTGTGATAAGATCTTCTCCTTTGTTGAAGAGAATGTCTCCACCTGGAAGTCT AACTCCTTCTACACTGCTGGGAAGAACTACCTGTTAAGGATGTGTAACG ATCTTTTGAGGAGGTTGTCCAAGTCTCAGAACACAGTCTTCTGTGGGCGGATCCAGCTGTTCCTGGCTCGTCTCTTCCCCCTGTCGGAGAAATCAG gtcTGAACTTGCAGAGCCAGTTTAATCTCGACAACATCACAGTGTTCAACAAAAACGAGCAGGAAAGCACTCTAGGCCAAAGG CCCACAGAGGAAAAAGAGGAtgggatggaggtggaggagggggagatgggagatgAGGAACCTGGTGCACCTGCACCTTG TTCCATCCCCATCGACTACAACCTATACAGGAAGTTTTGGACCCTGCAGGACTACTTTAGAAACCCTGTTCAGTGTTACGAAAAGTTCTCCTGGATTACTTTCCTCAAG TATTCAGACGAGACGTTGGCGGTGTTTAAGAGCTTCAAGCTGGACGACATGCAGGCTTCTAAGAGGAAgctggaggagctgaggacagcgGGAGGAGACCACGTCTACTTCGCCAAGTTCCTCACCAGCGAGAAG CTAATGGACCTGCAGCTCAGTGACAGTAACTTCAGACGACACATCCTCCTGCAGTACCTTGTCCTGTTCCAGTACCTCAAGGGACAGGTCAAGTTCAAAAG CTCCAGTTGTATCCTGAATGATGACCAGTGTTTGTGGATGGAGGAGACCACCAAACTGGtgtaccag CTTCTCAAAGAGATCCCACCTGATGGAGACAAGTTTGCCACCATGGTTGAG CATGTCTTAAACACAGAGGAGAACTGGAACTCGTGGAAAAATGAGGGATGCCCAAGCTTTGTGAAGGACAG ACCAGTAGATGACAAACCCAAGAGACCCACGAGGAAAAGACAAGCTCCAGAAGATTTCCTTGGTAAAGGCCCTGACAGGAAGGTCTTCATGGGGAA TGATGAACTCACGAGACTTTGGAATCTGAACCACGACAATATGGCGGCTTGTCAGTCAGAGAGCAG GGAGTTTATGCCTTCTCTGGAGGATTTCTTTGAAGAGGCCATTGAACAGGCAGACCCAGCCAACATGGTGGAAAATGAATACAA GGTGGTTCATAACTCTAACTATGGATGGCGAGCCCTGCGTCTGCTGTCCAGGAGGAGTCCTCACTTCTTCCAGCCCACCAACCAGCAGTTCAAGAGCCTGGCTGACTACCTAGAGAGCATGGTCATCAAACTGGCCAAGGAGCTGCCG AAGGACCTTCCGTCTGAGGAGATAAAGACCGGGGAGGAAGACGATGAAGACAACAGTGACACGCTACTGAAGGAGAGCAACGACA GTCCGAGCATGCAGACCAAGCTGGTGTCCAACCAGCAGATGGATGAGATAGCAGCCAAGCTGGGTGCCCAGTGGAAGACCCTGGCTGGCCAGCTGGAGATAAAGGCAGCAGAGATTCGGGAGATTGAGACAGACAGCGAGGATGTGGACATGCAGGCCAAGCTGCTGCTGGTGGCCTGGCAGGACCGCGAGGGGACACAGGCCACTGTTGAGAGCCTGGTCACAGCCCTCAACGCTGCTGGCTTCCCCAAGATTGCAGACATCCTCAATGAGACATAG